The Chroicocephalus ridibundus chromosome 3, bChrRid1.1, whole genome shotgun sequence genome has a segment encoding these proteins:
- the PPIL4 gene encoding peptidyl-prolyl cis-trans isomerase-like 4, with protein MAVLLETTLGDIVIDLYTEERPRACLNFLKLCKVKYYNYCLIYNVQRDFIIQTGDPMGTGRGGESIFCQLYGDQARFFEAEKVPRIKHKKKGTVSMVNNGNDQHGSQFLITTGENLDYLDGVHTVFGEVTEGMDVLKTINETFVDKDFIPYQDIRINHTVILDDPFEDPPGLSVPDRSPEPTKEQLDSGRIGADEEIDDLKGRSADEIEEVQAEKEAKTRAILLEMVGDLPDAEVKPPENVLFVCKLNPVTTDEDLEIIFSRFGPIKSCEVIRDWKTGESLCYAFIEFEKEEDCEKAYFKMDNVLIDDRRIHVDFSQSVAKIKWKGKGGRYTKDDFKEYEKERDKPSKLALKEKVKPKQDAKYDLVLDEDIEESQTSHSHLSKKQKKKKHHHSEDEEDDKRAKKSKDSDRKHEGERCRERIKSEKKDRHRSRSRSQERECTYSKQRDKYKDDFRIRDWDKKADRSRSPKKSKDKERSKYR; from the exons ATGGCCGTCCTGCTGGAGACCACGCTGGGCGACATAGTGATCGACCTGTACACGGAGGAGCGGCCCCGCG CTTGTCTGAATTTTCTGAAGCTCTGCAAAGTCAAGTACTACAACTATTGTCTTATTTATAATGTACAG AGGGATTTTATTATACAAACTGGTGACCCCATGGGAACTGGCCGTGGAGGGGAATCCATCTTTTG tCAACTGTATGGCGATCAAGCTAGATTTTTCGAGGCAGAAAAAGTGCCGAGAATTAAGCACAAGAAAAAGGGAACCGTGTCAATGGTGAACAATGGTAATGATCAGCATGGATCACAG TTTCTTATTACTACAGGGGAAAACCTGGATTACCTTGACGGTGTGCATACAGTATTTGGAGAAGTGACAGAAGGCATGGATGTATTGAAGACGATTAATGAAACTTTTGTAGATAAGGATTTTATCCCGTATCAAGATATCAG GATAAATCACACAGTAATTTTAGATGATCCATTTGAAGATCCACCTGGCTTGTCTGTTCCTGATCGCTCACCAGAACCTACTAAGGAACAGCTAGAT agtGGCAGAATAGGAGCAGATGAAGAAATTGATGACTTGAAAGGACGATCTGCAGATGAAATCGAAGAAGTTcaggcagaaaaagaagcaaaaactCGTGCCATTCTTCTGGAAATG GTGGGAGACTTACCAGATGCAGAAGTCAAGCCACCAGAAAATGTGCTGTTTGTTTGTAAACTGAATCCTGTGACCACAGATGAAGACCTAGAGATAATATTTTCACGATTTGGTCCTATTAAAAG CTGTGAAGTGATTCGAGACTGGAAGACCGGTGAATCTCTTTGTTATGCTTTCATTGAGTTTGAAAAG GAGGAAGACTGTGAGAAAGCCTACTTCAAAATGGACAATGTGCTGATAGATGACAGGCGGATACATGTGGATTTTAGCCAGTCTGTTGCAAAGATTAAGTGGAAGGGAAAAG GTGGGCGGTATACCAAGGACGATTTCAAAGAATACGAAAAGGAACGTGACAAACCTTCAAAACTGGCtctgaaagagaaggtaaaaCCAAAGCAGGA TGCCAAGTATGATCTGGTGCTGGATGAGGATATAGAAGAGTCTCAAACAAGTCATTCGCACTTgtctaaaaaacaaaagaagaaaaagcaccacCACTCTGAAGATGAAGAGGATGACAAGAGGGCAAAAAAATCTAAG GATTCCGATCGAAAACATGAAGGAGAACGCTGTAGAGAGAGGATAAAGAGTGAGAAGAAAGACAGGCATCGGAGTCGCAGCCGGTCTCAAGAGAGAGAGTGCACTTACAGCAAACAAAGAGACAAATACAAAGATGACTTCCGAATAAGAGACTGGGataaaaaagcagacagaagcaGAAGTCCTAAGAAATCAAAAGACAAAGAGAGGTCCAAGTACAGATGA